The following coding sequences are from one Streptomyces venezuelae window:
- a CDS encoding DUF4394 domain-containing protein: MTTSTALMLSAPGSGSAAPAAAPSLRAFGITGDGTQMATFTTDRPNVLDWVRDIVGLSGDTALIGIDFRVQNGLMYGVGDKGGIYTVKTPPAVPDVVITKVSQLQYSLHGTNFGVDFNPAADRLRVVSDNGQNLRHNLNDHTTVQDLNLTTPPTEGTTKGVSAAAYTNNDLNGATGTTLFDVNTASDQIVIQSPANNGTLAPTGSLGVDAQSNAGLDIFSSPSGGKTVSNAAYATLTASGAARPSLYSVNLFTGEATLVSDTLGSRFPLNITDLAISLTGN, from the coding sequence ATGACCACGTCGACAGCGCTCATGCTGAGTGCGCCGGGCAGTGGCTCGGCCGCTCCCGCCGCCGCTCCCAGCCTCCGCGCGTTCGGGATCACAGGTGACGGCACCCAGATGGCCACGTTCACCACCGACCGGCCGAACGTGCTCGACTGGGTCAGGGACATCGTCGGCCTCAGCGGCGACACGGCCCTCATCGGCATCGACTTCCGGGTGCAGAACGGCCTGATGTACGGCGTCGGCGACAAGGGCGGCATCTACACCGTCAAGACCCCGCCGGCCGTCCCGGACGTCGTGATCACCAAGGTGTCCCAGCTCCAGTACTCGCTGCACGGCACCAACTTCGGCGTCGACTTCAACCCGGCCGCCGACCGGCTGCGCGTGGTCAGCGACAACGGCCAGAACCTGCGGCACAACCTCAACGACCACACGACCGTCCAGGACCTGAACCTCACCACCCCGCCGACCGAGGGCACGACCAAGGGCGTCTCCGCCGCCGCCTACACGAACAACGACCTCAACGGGGCCACCGGGACCACGCTCTTCGACGTCAACACGGCGAGCGACCAGATCGTCATCCAGTCGCCGGCCAACAACGGCACGCTGGCACCGACCGGCAGCCTCGGCGTCGACGCGCAGAGCAACGCGGGCCTGGACATCTTCAGCAGCCCCTCGGGCGGCAAGACGGTCAGCAACGCCGCCTACGCCACGCTCACCGCCTCCGGCGCCGCCAGACCCTCCCTCTACAGCGTCAACCTCTTCACCGGCGAGGCCACGCTGGTGTCCGACACCCTCGGATCCAGGTTCCCCCTAAACATCACGGACCTGGCCATCTCCCTCACCGGCAACTGA
- a CDS encoding PucR family transcriptional regulator has product MGSLFAELARQASVNARREVETYAREIAEFGFLDTNSRARAETLEYALWLRRRTVALSPDNSELSDDDLGYIAAIGESRAEAGMTLDARQRVLRLHTSLMLREINEATEAQRGVGGGVGELMRMMHWFAPQGERGIRAYSQGFVTALRHRLPYVEQAALLARSLLKGDPISTGLASALGMELPERCAVVVIRVPDRPADDRDLESEIEALVKTHHAPITWGPGEGRGGGELIALIPLISATPPDSPGSRTADDPLPDRVSDLVRDFAQALGRPCAVGAATSSLSEVADALDLARRVSRAAPLRRASSRLRPYTMSDLFVELAVADAPFVDAWLQAVGRSLQSGPDLLVTLDAYYRHDMHRGATAAALVVHPRTLDYRLRRVRELTGIDPGSTRGVRIFSSVVTRYLSGTWH; this is encoded by the coding sequence ATGGGGAGCCTTTTCGCCGAGTTGGCCCGGCAGGCGTCGGTCAACGCGCGCCGGGAGGTCGAGACGTACGCGCGCGAGATCGCGGAGTTCGGATTCCTGGACACGAACTCCCGGGCACGGGCCGAGACACTGGAGTACGCGTTGTGGTTGCGCCGCCGTACGGTCGCACTCTCCCCGGACAACAGCGAACTGAGCGACGACGATCTCGGATACATCGCGGCGATCGGCGAGTCCCGGGCCGAAGCGGGGATGACGCTGGACGCACGACAGCGGGTCCTGCGACTGCACACCTCGCTCATGCTGCGCGAGATCAACGAAGCGACCGAAGCGCAGCGTGGAGTCGGAGGCGGAGTCGGCGAACTCATGCGAATGATGCACTGGTTCGCCCCGCAGGGAGAACGCGGTATCCGTGCCTACAGTCAGGGATTCGTGACGGCGCTGCGACACCGTCTGCCGTACGTCGAGCAGGCTGCCCTGCTGGCCAGGTCGTTGCTGAAAGGAGACCCCATATCGACGGGACTCGCCTCGGCTCTGGGCATGGAACTGCCCGAGCGCTGTGCGGTGGTGGTGATCCGGGTGCCGGACCGTCCCGCCGACGATCGCGACCTGGAAAGCGAGATCGAGGCACTGGTGAAAACCCACCACGCGCCGATCACGTGGGGGCCGGGCGAGGGACGTGGGGGCGGTGAGCTGATCGCCTTGATTCCCCTGATTTCCGCGACACCCCCGGACTCCCCGGGCTCGCGCACGGCCGACGACCCCCTGCCCGACCGGGTATCCGATCTCGTACGGGACTTCGCCCAGGCCCTGGGTCGCCCCTGCGCCGTCGGCGCCGCCACCTCCTCGCTGTCCGAGGTCGCCGACGCCCTCGACCTGGCCCGGCGGGTCAGCAGGGCGGCGCCGCTGCGGCGGGCGTCTTCTCGGCTGCGGCCGTACACCATGTCGGACCTGTTCGTGGAACTCGCCGTCGCCGACGCGCCGTTCGTCGACGCATGGCTGCAAGCCGTGGGCCGGAGCCTGCAGTCCGGCCCGGACCTCCTTGTCACGCTGGACGCGTACTACCGCCACGACATGCACCGCGGCGCCACGGCGGCAGCCCTCGTCGTCCACCCCCGTACCCTGGACTACCGCCTCCGCCGGG